A single genomic interval of Rosistilla ulvae harbors:
- the ygfZ gene encoding CAF17-like 4Fe-4S cluster assembly/insertion protein YgfZ, with protein sequence MTTEYEAFTAGRACVRIDDLCVVEMTGDDRTTVLNNLTTNDFKRLEVDHGWETFITDVRGRAIGHVCGFNESQRMLMLGCGSQGETLASHIDRYIIREDAVITDRSEAFVGWLISGQQEPVIEGFTPAEAPRLACGTLAIGDASASWFQLPWTSGQDCLVVASANAAEAVEKWLTEQDFPVVDGQVLESARIAAGWPRFGIDCSDANLPQEVDRNEQTISFTKGCYLGQETIARLDALGQVQKKLVKMQISGDAVPATGTKLIDTDKPCGEIRSAIASPTDGQVIAIGYVRRKWFDAGSQLQVADSDQTATVL encoded by the coding sequence ATGACGACCGAATACGAAGCCTTTACCGCGGGCCGCGCGTGCGTGCGGATCGACGACCTGTGTGTCGTTGAAATGACCGGCGACGATCGCACGACCGTCCTGAACAACTTGACCACCAACGACTTCAAGCGGTTGGAAGTCGACCACGGCTGGGAGACCTTCATCACCGATGTCCGTGGCCGCGCGATCGGTCACGTCTGCGGCTTCAATGAATCCCAGCGGATGCTGATGTTAGGATGCGGATCGCAGGGAGAAACCTTGGCGTCGCATATCGATCGCTACATCATTCGCGAAGACGCGGTGATCACCGATCGCAGCGAAGCCTTCGTCGGTTGGTTGATCAGCGGCCAGCAGGAACCGGTGATCGAAGGCTTCACGCCCGCAGAGGCTCCGCGTCTGGCATGTGGGACGTTGGCAATCGGCGATGCCTCGGCATCGTGGTTCCAATTGCCATGGACCAGCGGGCAGGATTGTCTGGTTGTCGCCAGCGCCAACGCTGCCGAAGCCGTTGAAAAATGGTTGACCGAGCAGGATTTTCCAGTCGTCGATGGGCAGGTCTTGGAATCGGCGCGAATCGCCGCCGGCTGGCCTCGCTTTGGCATCGATTGCAGCGACGCCAACTTGCCTCAGGAAGTCGACCGCAACGAGCAAACGATCAGCTTCACCAAAGGCTGCTACCTCGGTCAGGAAACGATCGCTCGCTTGGACGCGTTGGGGCAGGTGCAAAAGAAGCTGGTGAAAATGCAAATCAGCGGCGACGCGGTTCCCGCGACGGGAACCAAGCTGATCGATACGGACAAACCGTGCGGCGAGATCCGATCGGCAATCGCATCGCCGACCGACGGCCAAGTGATCGCCATCGGATACGTCCGCCGCAAGTGGTTCGACGCCGGATCACAGCTGCAAGTCGCCGATTCGGACCAAACCGCCACCGTCCTGTAG
- a CDS encoding polysaccharide deacetylase family protein produces MDDANQPAIPFRFAFDGPLGRVLQQHAVADIAAARLSWKFKAYYRLRPWIPIALRQQLQRGRNRSLDAPADWYLPTRFIHDWRQAVVQTLASTPNQRTLHPWPDGFRVGTVLTHDVETRVGAKLAPALASLEEEYGFRSAWNFVPYKYKIDAGLLDDLRGRGHEIGVHGYNHDGRLFESQRTFEWRKQRINQAIEDFQSTGFRAPMVHRNLDWLQGLNVDYDASCFDVDPFQAMPGGIGSPWPFIAGKFVELPYTLPQDHTLLIALGENSPQVWIDKMQHLREIAGMAMLITHPDYLDTAARLNVYRQFLEYLREQTDLWHALPRDVAAWWRQRDQSSISSSGDSIDGPAADRGRVVAIDELFAASGCPTH; encoded by the coding sequence ATGGACGACGCCAACCAACCCGCGATCCCGTTTCGATTCGCATTTGATGGACCACTTGGTCGGGTCTTGCAACAGCATGCCGTCGCGGACATCGCCGCGGCGCGGCTCAGTTGGAAATTCAAAGCGTATTACCGCTTACGTCCCTGGATTCCAATCGCGCTGCGACAGCAACTGCAGCGAGGACGCAACCGTTCATTGGACGCACCGGCCGACTGGTATCTGCCGACGCGATTCATCCACGATTGGCGGCAGGCCGTCGTTCAAACGCTTGCGTCGACACCCAACCAACGGACGTTGCATCCTTGGCCCGATGGTTTTCGAGTCGGCACGGTACTGACGCACGATGTGGAAACACGCGTCGGTGCGAAACTGGCCCCCGCGCTTGCCAGCTTGGAGGAAGAATACGGATTTCGATCGGCGTGGAATTTTGTCCCCTACAAGTACAAGATCGACGCGGGACTTTTGGATGATCTGCGCGGTCGTGGTCATGAAATCGGCGTACATGGATACAACCACGACGGCCGTCTATTTGAATCGCAACGGACATTTGAATGGCGCAAGCAGCGGATCAACCAAGCGATCGAAGACTTCCAATCGACGGGCTTTCGAGCCCCAATGGTCCATCGCAATCTCGATTGGTTGCAGGGACTGAACGTCGATTACGACGCCAGTTGTTTTGATGTCGATCCGTTTCAAGCGATGCCTGGCGGGATCGGTTCTCCCTGGCCATTTATCGCGGGTAAGTTTGTCGAACTGCCCTACACGCTTCCGCAAGACCATACGCTGCTGATTGCGTTGGGAGAGAATTCGCCGCAAGTCTGGATCGACAAGATGCAACACCTGCGCGAGATTGCCGGTATGGCGATGCTGATCACACATCCCGACTACCTAGACACCGCCGCGAGACTGAACGTCTACCGCCAGTTTCTGGAATACCTGCGAGAACAAACCGATCTGTGGCACGCGTTACCGCGCGACGTTGCCGCCTGGTGGCGCCAGCGCGATCAATCCTCGATCTCCTCATCCGGCGATTCGATCGACGGCCCCGCAGCGGATCGCGGCCGTGTGGTTGCAATCGACGAACTGTTTGCGGCGAGCGGTTGTCCAACGCACTAG